GTTAGCGCAGCTAGCAGGGGAGCAGGCACAGGTTTTAGAATCGCTTTTGGTGGAAACTGAATTACCTGTATCGATTACGCTGATGGTGGCGTTACCCAAAGGCAATGGATTTGATGAAGTTGTGCGGTGTTGTACAGAGTTGGGAGTAACTTGTATTGCACCAGTATTAAGCGATCGCACTTTGCTCGATCCTAGTCCTCAAAAGCTCGAACGTTGGCGGCGCATCGCTGCGGAAGCCGCCGAACAATCAGAGCGCTCTTTTGTGCCAACAATTTTAGAGCCTGTTGCTTTTAATACGGGTTTGTCATTGGTCATTGGTCATTTGTCATTTGCCAACAGTCAGCAATATATTTGTGAAGCGCGTGCTGAGTTTCCCCATTTAAAACATTGCTTACAGCACAAAGGACAAATGACAAGTGACAAAGGACAAGAAACCATTGTCATTGCTACTGGCCCAGAGGGAGGATGGACAACACAAGAAATTGAGAATGCGATCGCATCTGGATTTCAACCTGTTTCCCTTGGTCGCCGCATTCTGAGAGCAGTTACAGCCCCAGTAGTAGCATTATCCTTAATTACCGCAAGTTGTGAAGTATAAATGATTTATAGCTCACGCAAAAGTGATTTTGCGCGAGACATCACTCCATCCTGTATTTAAAGTAAGTGATGATTGAGCAAGTTGCGATCGCCTTTGACCATAAAGACTATCAAACAGCTGCGAAATTACTCAAACAGCTGCTAATAGAATCACCAGACAATCCTTGGGTACAATTTTATCTTGGTCGGTTGCATGAAGTATCCACAAAGTATCAGGATGCGGAAAAAGTTTATCGGCAACTGCTGCAAGACACGACAAATACCAAAATAGTGTCGCTAGCACGTCAAGGTTTGCAACGACTGCAAGAAATTGAGATTGAACAAAGACAAAGAGCCATTTCCCAAGCAAAATCTGAACCTAATAACACTGAACTTGGCGTACTAGTTTTAGAGCCACTCAGTAACGAGATGAAAACCGACGCATCTCGAAAATTTGCCCAGATTATGCAGCTAGATCCCTATACCGCACGGCTATTAATGCCAAGTCGTGGCTGGAGGTTGTACCGTACTGGACAAGTGGGAGAACTAAAATTTTACGGCAAACAGTTACAGCAGGCTGGTATTCCTTGCTTTTGGGCAACAATAGCTCAAATTCAGCAAATTCAAGTTTATCAAGTCAAACATTTTCAAGAATCTACCCCACAAGCTACTGTAGTTTGCTGTAATGATACAAATCAACTCGGTTCTCTCACCTTTGACTGGTCAGAAGTTACAGCCAGAGTAGTGGGACTATTGCCCATTTTTGAACAAGTTGTAGATGTCAATGCCCGCCGTAAACTGGAATGGAAAACTCAAACACAAGACTATGCTCAATTTTGTGATTTACACCTACCTGGTAGACGTTGCATTCTTCGATTTGATGATAACGGCTATGAATTCCAGCAAGGTTTAAAAATCATTCCCCAAGCTAGCCAAAATACAATCAGAATTAATTGGAATAGTTTATCAAGTTGGATTGACCAGCAACTACCTCAAGTTAAAATTTGGTCAGATTTCACATCATTTGCAGATACAACATTAGATCAAACAGAAATGTTGGGTCATATCAAGTCACATATTCATTTGCTTCGCAGGGAACAGACTAATTGGGACTCAGCTTTTCATTTATATAGTGGACTGGTGTTTCTTAAATAATTCGTAATTCGTAATTCAGTTACCTATTACCTAATACCCTTGGATTAGGCATTTTTCCTCTTTACGTCCTTCTCTAAGAGACGCTTCTCTACGTTTGTGTAGCATGTCAGAGAACTCGAATGCGCGTCTTTTGAGGTGTCCTACGGGTTAGCCTTTGGCATTCTCGTAGAGTAGTCGCTTTGCGTCTACGTTATAAAAATTGACTTTGGCAAAGATTTTTAGCCTTAGCTGAACTGTATTGATTCATTAACTACCTTAAAAAAGCAGTTCATAAATCAATCAAATGGGAGTACTATTCGCTTTTCTGAACTACAGCGATGTCTACGATGGTCACTGAGCTTGTCGTACCACTTCGTGGAAGCAAGCTACGCGGAGCGTCTCGTAGAGAAGTGTGGGCTACGCCTACGCACCCTTTTTCTTCCAGATATCAAAAGTTTTTCTTGGTGTCTTTGTCTGAGATTATCATCCGTTATTCCAGTTAGTGAAAAAATAATGATAAATTGCAGGTAAAACACTGACAGAGTGAATTAATAAAATGTAATCTACCTGAAACTTAATGTTTACTTAATAAATGATTTGTAACTCACAAATAGCAGAAGGTTGGCATGGGAAACTTAATTTAGTCTATGCCGATCGCCAGGGTGCAACCCAGTTAATTTACAATCAACAACAAGCGCCCCTGAAGGTACAACGCCCATTTTATCCAGAAGCGGAAAAAGTTTGTCATAGCGTAATTTTACATACAGCTGGGGGAATGGTGGGAGGCGATCGCTTATCCTCTAACATCCACCTCCAACCCCAAGCCCAAGCCTTAATTACTACAGCTGCTGCAAGCAAAATATATCGCAGCAATGGATTACAAGCTAGGCAAACCATCCAGATGCAAGTTGATCCTGGTGCTTGTTTGGAGTGGTTGCCGCAGGAGACAATTTTATTTAACGACGCGATTTATCGGCAAGATTTACGGGTAGAATTAGCAACCGGGGCCAGTTGGTTAGGCTGGGAAATTACCCGGTTTGGTCGCAGTGCTAGAGGAGAAAAATTCTTGCAAGGGGAATGGCGATCGCACACAGAGATTTGGCAGCAAAGCGTTCCTTTATGGATTGATCGGCAATGCTTACGAGGTAGCGAAGACATTTTCCACAGTCCCCACGGCTTGGCTGGAAAACCAATAGTAGGTAGTTTAGTTTGGGTTGGTGGTGCAGTTTCAGCAGAAATTGTCGAAAAAACACGGAGTTTATGGAATGGGGAAGGAGAAGTGGGTGCTAGCCGATTACAACATGGATTATTGTGCCGATATCGCGGTTCTTCTACTTCTGAGGTGAGAAACTGGTTTATTGATGTTTGGCAGTTGCTACGAGTTTCTTTTCTGAATCGTGGTAATTGTATACCAAGAGTGTGGCAGGTTTGAACAAACCGCAGAGGTGCAGAGAACACAGAGGAGATAAGAATGCAACTTACGCCGCAGGAAAAAGATAAGCTATTAATTTTTACTGCTGCTTTATTAGCAGAAAGACGTAAAGGAAGGGGTTTAAAACTGAATTATCCTGAAGCGATCGCTTATATTTCTGCTGCCATTTTAGAAGGAGCGAGAGATGGGCAAACTGTGGCTGAATTGATGAGTTATGGTACAACACTATTAACGCGGGATGATGTCATGGAAGGGATACCAGAAATGGTACATGATGTGCAAGTTGAAGCTACTTTTCCTGATGGTACAAAGTTAGTAACAGTACATAATCCAATTCGTTAATTTTGTAAGTTTGAATTTATTATGATTCCTGGGGAAATTATCACACCAGCAGGTGAAATTGAACTAAATGTTGGTCGTCCAACTATAAAATTACAAGTGTCAAATACAGGCGATCGCCCCATACAAGTAGGTTCTCATTATCACTTTTATGAAGTTAACACCGCCTTAAACTTTGACAGAGAACAAGCTAGAGGAATGCGCCTTGATATCCCCGCCGGAACCGCTGTCCGCTTTGAACCAGGCGATGAAAAAGAAATCATCTTAGTCCCCCTCGTCGGTACTCGCCAAGTCTACGGCTTCAACGCCAAAATTAATGGAAACCTCTAAAAACCCTCTGCGTACCTCTGCGCTTCCCTCCGCGTCTCTTTGCGTTAAAAAAAAGGATTTTATATGCCTTACAGAATGGATCGCCGCGCCTACGCTGAAACCTACGGCCCAACAGTAGGTGATCGCATCCGGCTTGCAGACACAGAATTATTTATTGAAGTTGAACAAGATTTCACAAGCTATGGCGATGAAGTGAAATTTGGCGGCGGTAAAGTTATCAGAGACGGAATGGGACAATCCCCCATTGCTAACGCTGATGGTGCTGTAGATTTAGTAATTACTAATGCCTTAATTCTCGATTGGTGGGGAATTGTCAAAGCGGATATTGGCATTAAAGATGGCAAGATTTTCAAAATTGGTAAAGCCGGAAATCCTTATATTCAAGACAATGTAGATATTATTATTGGCCCCGGAACTGAAGCCTTAGCTGGTGAAGGAATGATTCTCACTGCTGGTGGTATTGATGCCCATATTCATTTTATTTGCCCCCAACAGATTGAAGTTGCGATCGCTTCCGGTATTACCACCATGATTGGCGGCGGTACTGGCCCAGCTACGGGTACAAATGCCACTACTTGCACCCCCGGCCCTTGGAATATTTACCGAATGCTGCAAGCTGCTGATGCTTTCCCCGTCAATTTAGGATTTTTGGGCAAAGGTAACGCCAGCAAACCCCAAGGGCTTGTAGAACAGGTAGCCGCCGGTGCAATGGGGTTAAAACTTCATGAAGACTGGGGAACTACGCCCGCAGCAATTGATACTTGCCTCAGTGTTGCTGCTACTTATGATGTGCAAGTAGCGATTCATACTGATACCCTGAACGAAGCCGGATTTGTCGAAGATACGATCGCAGCTTTCAAAAATCGCGTCATCCACACCTACCACACCGAAGGCGCAGGCGGCGGACACGCACCAGATATTATCAAAGTTTGCGGTCAAGCCAACGTTTTACCATCTTCCACTAACCCCACACGTCCTTACACCCTCAACACCTTAGATGAACACCTGGATATGTTGATGGTATGTCATCACCTCGATCCTGCGATCGCTGAAGATGTGGCTTTTGCTGAGTCTCGCATCCGCCGAGAAACCATTGCCGCCGAAGATATTTTGCACGACTTAGGCGCATTTAGTATGATTTCCTCCGACTCTCAGGCAATGGGAAGAGTAGGCGAAGTGATAATTCGCACCTGGCAGACATCTCACAAAATGAAGGTGCAGAGGGGAATTCTTAACCCACAGGGAAACGAGCAAAAAGCAGATAATTTTCGGGCAAAAAGATATGTTGCTAAGTATACAATTAACCCTGCGATCGCTCATGGAATTGCTCAATATGTAGGTTCAGTGGAAGAGGGAAAATTAGCAGATTTATGTTTATGGCATCCCGCATTTTTTGGCGTGAAACCAGAGATAGTGATTAAAGGCGGAATGATTGCATGGTCGCAAATGGGTGATGCTAACGCCAGTATTCCCACACCGCAACCAGTTTATATGCGCCCAATGTTTGGTAGTTTTGCAGGGGCGCGTCATGCCACATCATTAACTTTTGTTTCACAAGCAGCTTTAGAGAACGAAATTCCTAGCCAGCTAGGTTTACAAAAGGCAGCAGTAGCAGTTTCTGGAACACGCCAATTGAGCAAGCGGGATATGAAGCTGAATGATGCACTACCCCACATTGAAGTAGATCCAGAAACATATCAAGTCAGAGCAGATGGTGAGTTGCTGATTTGTGAACCTGCGACAGTTTTACCAATGGCACAGAGGTACTTTTTGTTTTAGTTCATGAGCGAGCAACTTACTGATTACGATAGTTCTTGGAAAGAAGTCATCGAGCTATATTTTCCCCGCTTTCTAGAATTATTTGAGTTCCCTGTGGCGAAACTGTTGGACTATGAGCAAGGGTGGAAAACTTTAGAGTAAACTACCAATCCTTTTGGTGTAATTGTGATGGCACATCTCAAGACCAAGACAACGAAACGAAACTCAGAAAATCGGCCAGGATTAATTTGGCTCATGAGTTTTTATGGAAAAGTGGAAGTGCGTAGGCGTAGCCCGCACTTCGGCTGCGCTCAGTGACCGTCGTAGACATCGCTGTAGTTCAAAAAAGCGATACGATAAGACTTAAATCGCTCCAAATAGTAACATCTACATACAATAATGGAAAGATTGCTAAACATCCATATTGAAAAATTACCAGAAGGCGTTTATTTAGCAACATCTGATGAGCTTCAAGGTTTAGTAGCTCAAGGACGGACTGTTGCTGAAACTTTAGAAATTGCCCGTGATGTAGCGCGTAAGTTATTAGAAGCACAATCTCAGGATCAAGAACTAGATTATTTGCAACCAATAGCTGAACAATTTAACTATCCTTTAGTTGTAGGTGAGTAGTTTATTCATGGGACGGCTAGCTGGGTTTAGCTATAGACAGATTATCAAAATATTAAAAACCTTTGGCTTTGTTTTTCATCGTCAAGCCGCAGGGAGTCATGAAATCTGGTTTAATCCTGAAACTAATCGTTACACTACTATTCCCAATCATTCTGGTGATATGCCAGAAGGAACATTACGTGCAATTTTAAAGCAAACTGCTATTGAACCTGAAGATTTTCTTAACCGCTCTTAGTAATAAAGGGGATTTTTATTCATTTTGATTAAGCTTGTTCCTGCTGTTCTAACCAAGCTACTAAATCAGCAACTTCAGAAAAATCAAGCAAATCTTCTCCCAAATTTTCTAACTGTTCAGCAGATAAATTCCGAACCTGCTCACCTAACGATCCAGCGATATCACCAAAACGCCGTTTAAGTAGACAACTTATTAATTTAAAAGCTTCTTTTTGAACGATATCTTGATAAATTACAGATTCTTTCATAATATCCCCCCGTAAAAATTGCCGTACCAAATCCTTTTCAAACCACAAACCCGCCAAGCTAAATATTTACAAGCCTTGTCGTAACTCACCCTCTTCCTCTTCTTTTGACACAAAAAAACAGCCGCCTCCACAAGGGAAGCAGCTGTTTTACAAATTATGTAACTAGAAAGTATTAGTAATCGAAGTCGCCACCACCAGCACCAGCGCCAGCAGGAGCGCCGTCTTTTGGTTCAGGCTTGTCAACGATAATACATTCGGTTGTCAACACCATACCAGCGATGGATGCAGCGTTTTGCAGAGCAGAACGAGTCACTTTAGCAGGGTCAACAATACCAGCAGCTAACAAATCGACAAATTCGTTCGTTGCAGCATTGTAGCCAACGTTGAATTCTTTCTCTTTGACGCGTTCAGCGATCACAGCACCATTCTGACCAGCGTTTTCAGCAATCCGCTTCAGAGGTGCAGGTAAGGCGCGAACAACAATCAAAGCACCAATCAACTCTTCATCTTTAAGATTGCTCTTTGCCCAAACTTCCAATTCAGGAGCAAGGTGAGCCAGAGTTGTACCACCGCCAGGAACGATACCTTCTTCCACAGCAGCTTTGGTGGCGTTGATAGCGTCTTCTAGGCGCAGTTTCTTGTCTTTCATTTCGGTTTCAGTCGCTGCACCAACTTTCACGACAGCGACACCACCAGAGAGTTTAGCAAGACGCTCTTGTAATTTCTCTTTGTCGTAAGAAGATTCGGTTTCATCGATTTGACGACGAATCTGTTCGACACGAGCTTTAACAGCAGCTTCGTTACCTTCGGCAACAATTGTGGTGCTGTCCTTGGTGATGGTGATCCGGCGAGCTTTACCCAGGCTATCCAGCTTGGTGTTATCTAGCTTCAAACCAGCATCTTCGGTAATTAGTTGACCACCAGTTAAAACAGCGATGTCTTCTAGTAGTGCTTTGCGGCGATCGCCAAAACCAGGAGCCTTAACAGCAGCCACGTTGAGTACACCGCGTAAACGGTTTACTACCAAGGTTGCTAAAGCTTCTTTTTCGATATCTTCGGCGATAATTACCAAAGGACGACCAGCACGAGCTACTTGCTCTAACACTGGTACGAGGTCTTGTACCAAAGCGATTTTCTTATCGGTCAGCAGTATGAAAGGCTCATCAAAAACTGCTTCCATCCGCTCAGGGTCAGTAGCGAAATAAGGAGAGATGTAGCCTTTGTCAAAGCGCATCCCTTCAGTGATTTCCAACTCGGTGAACATAGATTTCCCTTCTTCTAGGGAAATTACGCCTTCCTTACCCACCTTGTCCATTGCTTGGGCAATCATCTGACCGACTTCTTCGTCATTACCAGCCGAGATTGCACCAACTTGGGCAATGGCTTTGGAATCTTCCACTGGACGGGCGTGTTCTTTGATTTTGTCTACCAAAAAGGCAGTAGCTTTATCAATACCACGCTTCAGGGAAATTGCGTTAGCACCAGCTGCAACGTTCCGCAAGCCTTCTTTGACGATCGCATGAGCTAAAACGGTAGCAGTTGTGGTGCCATCGCCAGCAGCATCGTTGGTTTTAGAAGCAGCCTGACGAATCAAAGCTACACCAGTGTTTTCAATGTGGTCTTCTAATTCGATTTCTTTAGCGATCGTTACACCGTCATTAACAATTTGCGGTGCGCCAAATTTCTTTTCTAGGACTACGTTACGACCTTTGGGGCCAAGGGTAACAGCTACAGCCTCAGCCAAGATGTCAATGCCTCGTTCTAAGGCGCGACGGGCGTTTTCGTTGTAGATAATGCGCTTTGCCATAATTGTTTTAGTTGTCCTTTGTCATTTGTCTTTTTTTCTTCGTCATTTGTCATTTGTCTTTTGTCATTGGCTAATGACTAATGACTAATGACCACTAAATAACGACTGCTAAAATATCTTTTTCAGAAAGCAGTACATATTCTTCGGTGCCGAGCTTGATGTCAGTGCCAGCGTACTTGGAGTACAACACTTTATCACCGACTTTAATTTCCAATTCCTGACGGCTACCGTCTTCGTTACGCTTGCCAGGGCCAAGGGCAACTACTTCCCCTACCTGGGGCTTTTCCTTGGCGGTATCGGGCAAATACAGACCACCTGCGGTCTTTTCCTCTGAGGCGTTCACTTTTACGAAAACGCGATCGCTCAAAGGTTTAACTGTAGAAACGCTTAAAGATAAGGCTGCCATAATTATTTTCTCCAGAGATTAGCACTCTCAACCCCTGAGTGCTAATTTACCTAAAATTGGCATCCAATGGCAAGAATTCCTTGAGTACGGGTTCCCGAACTAGAAGAGCGTTGATGTACTTAAGTATTAATGCCTAATTATTTATATCCTTCGGGTTCTGCTCTGTAAGTTACGTATATTTTTATATGGTCATAGGGAGTCGGGAGTAGTGAAGAGTTTTCCCAATGCCCAATTTTGAGAGACTCTGATCAGTACAAGTTGCCCAATGCCCCATTCTCTTCTCAGTCAACTTTTTTTGCAAAGCTGGGAAATTGTTATAGAACTGTAATCAGGGAGCTGCTCGATAAGTAACAATACAGTGATCCAGTCAACCCATCAAATCCCCAAAGCCACTAAATCTCTAGTAGAATATAATGCCCTGAGTAATTGTGTAGAAAGTTTTGGACTTGCAAAAATTCAGCGACACATTTTTATTTGCGCTGACCAGACAATTGCTAATTGCTGCTCAAAACGAGCTAGTCTGGAATCCTGGGAATACTTAAAAGAGCGACTTAAAGAGTTAAAACTTGATGAGTCGCAACAGAATTATTCCTTATGCGTCTACAGAACTAAAGCCAACTGCTTGCGCGTTTGTTGTTCTAGACGCATAATGGTGGTTTACCTTGATGGTGTCTGGTATCGCCAAGCAAACCTGGAAGTTATTGAGCGGATCATCCAAGAACACTTAATAGGCAATAAGGTGGTAAAAGAATATGCGTTTTTCAACCATCCTTTGCCAGAAACTTCCCTAGTTTATTGTGAACACCTCATAGAGGCTTAACAACCGAAGGATATGGAACAGCAGTAAGCTTTAAGAAAGTGCGGGTTGGTTTTGAGGTAGGGTCATCTTTAAGCCAATACTTACTTGTGAGTCAGAAGGATATTATTTAATCAGTGTTTTTTCGCCCGCCACTTTCAATGCGATATATAATAGCGCATTATAGATACTACTGCTATACGTATCCTTGCTGGACTTTTGCTATCGAGCTATTAGTCTCTTGAAAATGCTCGGCATTTTTGAGACTTCGAGACAGCAAAGGCAAGTTAAGTAGGAAAAAGGACAACATCTCGAAATAACCCACCATAGAGGATAAATATTCAAGACTTTGATGGACCGAAGCGCGACAAGTGCCACTGCTATGAAAGAGCCCAGCATGAAAGATCACAAACGACTTCTATTGATTGATGATGACCCTAACCTCATCTTGCTGGTGAAGGATTACTTAGAATTCCGGGGATACGAAGTCATCACCGCCGAGAATGGACGTGAAGCTCTGGAAATTTTAGAGCAAGATGTTCCAGACATGATTATCTGCGACGTGATGATGCCGGAAATGGACGGATATACTTTTGTGGAACAAGTCCGGCAAAACGAACGCACCAGTTGGATTCCGGTTCTTTTCCTTTCAGCTAAGGGACAAAGCGCAGACCGAGTTAAGGGTCTGAATAAAGGTGCTGATGTTTATATGGTCAAGCCCTTTGAACCAGAAGAACTCGTAGCCCAAGTTGAATCCTCGCTGAAACAAACTATCCGTTGGAAAGAACACCAAGCAAAAGGAGGCGAAAACGGTTCCCGCATCCAGGTTCCCTTCGATGTGCAATTAACCCCAACCGAACTGAAAGTAGTCCAGTTTGTCGCTAGGGGTTTAGCTAACCGGGAAATTGCTGAAGAACTAAATGTTAGTCAGCGCACGGTTGAAAGCCATGTGTCCAATATGTTGGGCAAAACCAATCTCCATAACCGCACTGAACTAGCGCGGTGGGCGATTGAAAATCAAATGGCCTAAAACCAGTAACGAGTGCTGAGTGCTGAGTGCTGAGTGTTTTTGACTCAGCACTCATAACTCAGGACTGAGAATTTAATTTACCAGCCATCTTCTTCAGGGCTGGATTGGTACAAAACTTCTAAATCCAGTTCATCTAGGTAAGTTAGGGCACTTTCAATCTGAGAAACAGTACCTCGCAGTTCCAGATCGAAGCAGCTATATTGTGGCACGTTTGCGCTTACCTGAGCATCAGCAATAATAACTGTGATCCCATAGTGAGAAACCAGTCGTGAAATGACTGGTTCCTCATGCAAGTCTTTAGGGATGCGAACCTGGATGCGAGTTTGGGTGCGTCTATTATCTAAAATATCTGTATTAGATTTTACTTCTTTATTTGGAATTGCCATTCTAGCTTTCTACTCGACTTCTGGGATGAGGGTTTTAGTTTGCACGATTTCTTTTAACACTAAGTCACTTATCCCACGCAGGCAAGCAAGAAAGTATTTACCTTTGCAAACCATTAATCTAGATACAAGTAGGTCAATCGCATCTTTTGGCCTGAAACCAGCCAATTCTAGCTAGATTCTTCTAATTCCTTGTGTCAAACCTGATTGAGATGCTCTTACCCTGGAAAAGTTGTCATCATCAATTTTCTGTCTTGGAGTTACGATCAATATAGTAAACGTTGTATCTGATATACAAAATCATGCTACCTTTTAAGAAAAAAATTGTGACTGATGAAGCCATGCGTCCGGTAGCAGTGTTGATTGATTATCAGGACTGGCAGCAAATTGAGAAGATATTAGAAGCTCATCAATCACAACAAAAACAAGAGTTTAATTTAAACCACTATGCAGGTGTAATTCAACTAACTCAAGACCCTTTGGAATATCAGAAGCAAATTAGGGATGAGTGGTGTTGACACAAGCTTTGATTTTTTTAGATACAAATGTAGTTTTGTACTTTTTGGGTGGTCGCTTGGTAAACCCACTATCATCAGGACAATATTTTATTTCAGTGATTACTGAGATTGAATTACTCTCTTATCCGAGTCTCAGTCTAGAAGAAGAAACACAAATTGTTGATTTTTTAAATAAAATTCCAGTTGTTGGTATTGATAATAATATTAAAAAGTTAGCA
The Nostoc punctiforme PCC 73102 genome window above contains:
- a CDS encoding 16S rRNA (uracil(1498)-N(3))-methyltransferase — protein: MSQLQRIAIAPSQFQQGQILLTKEQQHYLGRVLRLREGDRFIAMDGKGKWWLAQLAGEQAQVLESLLVETELPVSITLMVALPKGNGFDEVVRCCTELGVTCIAPVLSDRTLLDPSPQKLERWRRIAAEAAEQSERSFVPTILEPVAFNTGLSLVIGHLSFANSQQYICEARAEFPHLKHCLQHKGQMTSDKGQETIVIATGPEGGWTTQEIENAIASGFQPVSLGRRILRAVTAPVVALSLITASCEV
- a CDS encoding tetratricopeptide repeat protein, whose amino-acid sequence is MIEQVAIAFDHKDYQTAAKLLKQLLIESPDNPWVQFYLGRLHEVSTKYQDAEKVYRQLLQDTTNTKIVSLARQGLQRLQEIEIEQRQRAISQAKSEPNNTELGVLVLEPLSNEMKTDASRKFAQIMQLDPYTARLLMPSRGWRLYRTGQVGELKFYGKQLQQAGIPCFWATIAQIQQIQVYQVKHFQESTPQATVVCCNDTNQLGSLTFDWSEVTARVVGLLPIFEQVVDVNARRKLEWKTQTQDYAQFCDLHLPGRRCILRFDDNGYEFQQGLKIIPQASQNTIRINWNSLSSWIDQQLPQVKIWSDFTSFADTTLDQTEMLGHIKSHIHLLRREQTNWDSAFHLYSGLVFLK
- a CDS encoding urease accessory protein UreD — translated: MICNSQIAEGWHGKLNLVYADRQGATQLIYNQQQAPLKVQRPFYPEAEKVCHSVILHTAGGMVGGDRLSSNIHLQPQAQALITTAAASKIYRSNGLQARQTIQMQVDPGACLEWLPQETILFNDAIYRQDLRVELATGASWLGWEITRFGRSARGEKFLQGEWRSHTEIWQQSVPLWIDRQCLRGSEDIFHSPHGLAGKPIVGSLVWVGGAVSAEIVEKTRSLWNGEGEVGASRLQHGLLCRYRGSSTSEVRNWFIDVWQLLRVSFLNRGNCIPRVWQV
- the ureA gene encoding urease subunit gamma, with translation MQLTPQEKDKLLIFTAALLAERRKGRGLKLNYPEAIAYISAAILEGARDGQTVAELMSYGTTLLTRDDVMEGIPEMVHDVQVEATFPDGTKLVTVHNPIR
- a CDS encoding urease subunit beta: MIPGEIITPAGEIELNVGRPTIKLQVSNTGDRPIQVGSHYHFYEVNTALNFDREQARGMRLDIPAGTAVRFEPGDEKEIILVPLVGTRQVYGFNAKINGNL
- the ureC gene encoding urease subunit alpha; the protein is MPYRMDRRAYAETYGPTVGDRIRLADTELFIEVEQDFTSYGDEVKFGGGKVIRDGMGQSPIANADGAVDLVITNALILDWWGIVKADIGIKDGKIFKIGKAGNPYIQDNVDIIIGPGTEALAGEGMILTAGGIDAHIHFICPQQIEVAIASGITTMIGGGTGPATGTNATTCTPGPWNIYRMLQAADAFPVNLGFLGKGNASKPQGLVEQVAAGAMGLKLHEDWGTTPAAIDTCLSVAATYDVQVAIHTDTLNEAGFVEDTIAAFKNRVIHTYHTEGAGGGHAPDIIKVCGQANVLPSSTNPTRPYTLNTLDEHLDMLMVCHHLDPAIAEDVAFAESRIRRETIAAEDILHDLGAFSMISSDSQAMGRVGEVIIRTWQTSHKMKVQRGILNPQGNEQKADNFRAKRYVAKYTINPAIAHGIAQYVGSVEEGKLADLCLWHPAFFGVKPEIVIKGGMIAWSQMGDANASIPTPQPVYMRPMFGSFAGARHATSLTFVSQAALENEIPSQLGLQKAAVAVSGTRQLSKRDMKLNDALPHIEVDPETYQVRADGELLICEPATVLPMAQRYFLF
- a CDS encoding type II toxin-antitoxin system HicB family antitoxin, with protein sequence MERLLNIHIEKLPEGVYLATSDELQGLVAQGRTVAETLEIARDVARKLLEAQSQDQELDYLQPIAEQFNYPLVVGE
- a CDS encoding type II toxin-antitoxin system HicA family toxin, yielding MGRLAGFSYRQIIKILKTFGFVFHRQAAGSHEIWFNPETNRYTTIPNHSGDMPEGTLRAILKQTAIEPEDFLNRS
- a CDS encoding DUF4351 domain-containing protein; amino-acid sequence: MKESVIYQDIVQKEAFKLISCLLKRRFGDIAGSLGEQVRNLSAEQLENLGEDLLDFSEVADLVAWLEQQEQA
- the groL gene encoding chaperonin GroEL (60 kDa chaperone family; promotes refolding of misfolded polypeptides especially under stressful conditions; forms two stacked rings of heptamers to form a barrel-shaped 14mer; ends can be capped by GroES; misfolded proteins enter the barrel where they are refolded when GroES binds), which translates into the protein MAKRIIYNENARRALERGIDILAEAVAVTLGPKGRNVVLEKKFGAPQIVNDGVTIAKEIELEDHIENTGVALIRQAASKTNDAAGDGTTTATVLAHAIVKEGLRNVAAGANAISLKRGIDKATAFLVDKIKEHARPVEDSKAIAQVGAISAGNDEEVGQMIAQAMDKVGKEGVISLEEGKSMFTELEITEGMRFDKGYISPYFATDPERMEAVFDEPFILLTDKKIALVQDLVPVLEQVARAGRPLVIIAEDIEKEALATLVVNRLRGVLNVAAVKAPGFGDRRKALLEDIAVLTGGQLITEDAGLKLDNTKLDSLGKARRITITKDSTTIVAEGNEAAVKARVEQIRRQIDETESSYDKEKLQERLAKLSGGVAVVKVGAATETEMKDKKLRLEDAINATKAAVEEGIVPGGGTTLAHLAPELEVWAKSNLKDEELIGALIVVRALPAPLKRIAENAGQNGAVIAERVKEKEFNVGYNAATNEFVDLLAAGIVDPAKVTRSALQNAASIAGMVLTTECIIVDKPEPKDGAPAGAGAGGGDFDY
- the groES gene encoding co-chaperone GroES, with amino-acid sequence MAALSLSVSTVKPLSDRVFVKVNASEEKTAGGLYLPDTAKEKPQVGEVVALGPGKRNEDGSRQELEIKVGDKVLYSKYAGTDIKLGTEEYVLLSEKDILAVVI
- a CDS encoding (2Fe-2S) ferredoxin domain-containing protein → MIQSTHQIPKATKSLVEYNALSNCVESFGLAKIQRHIFICADQTIANCCSKRASLESWEYLKERLKELKLDESQQNYSLCVYRTKANCLRVCCSRRIMVVYLDGVWYRQANLEVIERIIQEHLIGNKVVKEYAFFNHPLPETSLVYCEHLIEA
- a CDS encoding response regulator transcription factor, which translates into the protein MDRSATSATAMKEPSMKDHKRLLLIDDDPNLILLVKDYLEFRGYEVITAENGREALEILEQDVPDMIICDVMMPEMDGYTFVEQVRQNERTSWIPVLFLSAKGQSADRVKGLNKGADVYMVKPFEPEELVAQVESSLKQTIRWKEHQAKGGENGSRIQVPFDVQLTPTELKVVQFVARGLANREIAEELNVSQRTVESHVSNMLGKTNLHNRTELARWAIENQMA
- a CDS encoding NIL domain-containing protein — encoded protein: MAIPNKEVKSNTDILDNRRTQTRIQVRIPKDLHEEPVISRLVSHYGITVIIADAQVSANVPQYSCFDLELRGTVSQIESALTYLDELDLEVLYQSSPEEDGW